A single region of the Triticum dicoccoides isolate Atlit2015 ecotype Zavitan chromosome 2B, WEW_v2.0, whole genome shotgun sequence genome encodes:
- the LOC119366797 gene encoding cytochrome P450 709B2-like yields MAANVVQALAAVLTLLVITRALWYLLWRPYAVARWFEQQGIRGPPYKFLVGSLPDCQRMLVAGRVKDLDTSSHDCITTVQPFFRKWASLYGKTFLYWLGPTPALCTTDIEIVKKVLSDRTDMFQKDYLNPSLEAILGNGVIFANGDDWKRRRKFIHPAFSQEKIKSMSAITLECTQQMMEQWRTQMQESNMQQAEIDMRYDSDDIAMRVIARVMLGKNYREAWEVFMAGREQLKLAAYAFADPPVPGFRYLPTRRNRRTWQLDKLVRSKITEIIKARLASSVYGDDLLGQMLWLQRSGAGANAETLSTEEMVGECRTFFMAGYETSANLITWAMFLLASHPRWQEMVRDEVVQEFPAHKPPLGDGLGKLKLLNMLLWETLRLYGPLSFLQRKTASDTILTHVKVPKGTMITIPLVMLHRDKEVWGPDADEFNPMRFQNGFARAAKHSHALLAFSYGPRVCVGQNFAMVEVQIVIATMLKSFSFSLSPTYVHKPSNFVTLTPKYGLPLIVRNLQLTR; encoded by the exons ATGGCGGCTAACGTAGTGCAAGCCCTGGCCGCTGTCCTCACACTGCTGGTGATCACAAGAGCGCTATGGTATCTGCTTTGGAGGCCATACGCTGTGGCCAGGTGGTTCGAGCAGCAGGGCATCAGAGGTCCGCCTTACAAATTCCTGGTTGGGTCCCTGCCCGACTGCCAAAGGATGCTCGTTGCCGGGAGAGTCAAGGATCTGGACACGAGCTCCCACGACTGCATCACCACCGTGCAACCCTTCTTCCGGAAATGGGCCTCACTGTATG GAAAAACATTCCTGTACTGGTTGGGACCGACACCAGCACTGTGTACTACAGACATAGAAATAGTGAAGAAAGTGTTAAGCGACAGGACAGACATGTTCCAAAAAGATTACTTGAATCCCAGTTTGGAAGCAATTCTAGGGAACGGGGTAATATTTGCAAACGGAGACGACTGGAAGCGGCGCCGCAAATTCATCCACCCGGCTTTCAGCCAAGAGAAGATCAAG TCCATGTCAGCAATAACGTTGGAGTGCACACAGCAGATGATGGAACAGTGGCGCACTCAAATGCAGGAGAGCAACATGCAGCAAGCCGAGATCGACATGAGGTACGACTCCGATGACATAGCAATGCGTGTCATAGCACGAGTGATGCTGGGCAAGAACTACAGGGAGGCCTGGGAAGTGTTCATGGCAGGAAGGGAGCAACTGAAGCTCGCCGCGTATGCATTTGCGGATCCTCCAGTACCTGGATTCAG GTACCTGCCGACACGTCGCAACCGTCGGACCTGGCAACTCGACAAGCTTGTGAGAAGCAAGATTACAGAGATCATAAAGGCGCGGCTTGCTAGCAGTGTCTATGGAGACGACCTGCTCGGGCAGATGTTGTGGCTGCAGAGGTCGGGTGCTGGCGCCAACGCCGAGACCCTGAGCACGGAGGAGATGGTCGGCGAGTGCAGGACCTTCTTCATGGCTGGGTACGAAACCAGCGCCAACCTCATTACCTGGGCCATGTTCCTGCTCGCCAGCCACCCACGGTGGCAGGAGATGGTCAGGGACGAGGTCGTCCAGGAGTTTCCTGCTCACAAGCCACCCTTAGGTGACGGTCTCGGCAAATTGAAGCTG CTCAACATGTTACTCTGGGAGACATTGAGGCTCTATGGCCCCCTATCATTCCTGCAGAGGAAGACAGCCTCAGACACAATCCTCACACATGTGAAGGTGCCGAAAGGAACGATGATAACGATACCTCTGGTGATGTTGCACCGGGACAAAGAGGTCTGGGGACCCGACGCCGACGAGTTTAACCCAATGAGGTTCCAGAATGGCTTCGCGAGAGCCGCCAAGCATTCACATGCACTGCTGGCCTTCTCGTATGGGCCTAGGGTCTGTGTCGGGCAGAACTTTGCCATGGTGGAGGTGCAGATCGTCATAGCGACGATGCtcaaaagtttctccttctccCTGTCCCCCACTTATGTGCACAAGCCGAGCAATTTCGTCACATTGACGCCCAAGTACGGGCTCCCTCTCATCGTGAGGAACCTGCAGCTGACTAGGTGA